In Myxococcus stipitatus, the genomic window ACGTGCATGAGGTACTCGGCCGGGAAGACGCCCCCCAGCGCGGCGCGGCTGCGTCGCTCCTCCCAGACGTCCGCGAAGGCGATGAAGACGTCCAGCGCGTAGAGCAGCGCGAGCGCCGCCAGGGCCCCTCCCTGGGGCCGCAGGTTCGCCACCCAGAGGAACTGGAGGGCGTAGACGAGGTGACGCGCCGTGTGCCAGAGGACCTCGCGCCGGCACTCGGGGCGCTCCATCAGCCGTCCCCGCACCCCGTGGAAGTAGACGACGTCGAAGGCACCCAGCAGGCCGATGACGAGCAGCAGGTAGAAGGCGACGGTCATGCCCGCCCGCCTGTGCAACGGCGCGGCCAGGGGTGGGGAGGGGCCAAGTCCTCGATTCGTCGGGCGCCGCCGCGCTCGGGGGACGGTGACTGTCAACGCGGGTGGACAGCGCGGTGTGCGCCGTTGACAGCGCCGCTCGCGAAGCTCCCCCCAAGTTCTCCACAGGCCGGTCCGTGTGGCCGACCTCTCACGATGCGTCCAGGTGGAGGATGCGTCCCTCGCGCAGCCCGCCCCGCGCGTCCACGGTGAGCGGGGTTCCCACGACCGTCACCCGCCGCGGCGCGGTCCGCGTCAGCCAGCCGAGCCAGGCGCACGCCGCCGCGTCGAGCTGGTCGTGCGTGGGCAGCGCTCCGGTGGGGAAGGTCAGGCCCTGGGCCTCGAGGGCCTCCCGGCGCCACTCACGGCCCTCGCGCGAGGCCTTCCTGGCGAGTCGCGGCGCTCCGAGCCTCCGCCACACCGCGCCTGGAAAGGCCTCGAACAGGCGGGCCTCGCCCACCGTCGTCGCGTCCACGTCCAGCAGGGGGACTCCGCCACGCGCGCGCAGCGCGGCGAACAGCAGCACGCTCCCCCGGATGAAGCCGCTGAAGGGGAGGCCCGGCGCGGGCAGCTCGTCCGGGGTCCGACCAGGGGCTCTCAGCAGGCGCTCCGACTCGCGGACCCGGGCACCCGGCCTGGCCAACGCGTGGGGCCCGTCCACCACGACCACGTCCCGCGCGCCCACCGGGAACGCGGCCACCAGCGCCTCCGGCGTCAGCCCCCCGTCCACCGTCGGTCCGGGCCAGCGCCGCTGGTCGAAGGTCACTCGACCTCCCAGGTCCAGTCGGGCTTCATCCACCGCCCGGGGCATTCGGGCATGCGGGTCCGTCAAATCCCAGCCGATGAAGCGCAAGGGCGGCCTCCCACGCGTCACCTGGCGAGGCCTCCCGCCGCGCCGCCAGGTCGGACGCGCGTGCGTCATGAGTCACGCGTCATGTGTCATGGACTGGCACGCGAAGCGCGAGAGAAGAATGGGCCTCGCTGTCAATCATCCCGCACGGACAAAATGCGAGGCCCTCCCGTACAGGTGGTGAATCGGACCCGCCGAGAGGGGCCCCCGGCATCCGGCCTGTCACGGCACCCCCCGGAGCACCGACCCTGCGGGTGGACATGCACCGTGTACCCGATATTCTTCCGCCATCGTTGCGTTGAAAGACGTGGACGTGTTCCACCTTGCCCACGCGAGGCCCGCCCGGGACGCACCCCCTTGGTCCCGGCGCTTGTGTGGAAGGAGTGCGGTTGCCCGGGCGACCTTGGAGGTCCGGCGTGCGGCGGCTCCGTTGCATCGTGGGGGGTCTGCTCGGGCCCCGGGGGAAGAGACATCCCTGGGGCCCGAGTTACCTCGTTCTCACTGACCTCGCCAAGGTCGTACCCTCACCGTGCCTTCAGGCATCTTCCTCCGCGAAGGAGAGGATGAGCGCGGGCTCGTCCTCGAGCCGCTTCGCGAGCAGCTCCTCGGCCAGCGCGGGCAGGGGCCAGCGCTCCAGGGCCGTCTTCTGGAACTGGAGGAGCGCGTCATCCAGCTCCCGCAGCCGCGCCAGCGCCCGCGCCCGCCCGTCCTCGTCGCCCATGGCGTCCGCGCCGTCGACCATGAGCCGCAGGCCCGTCATCCGCTCCACCCGCGTGGTCTGACGCGCCATCGCCGCGCCAATGGCGTGGGCGACGCGGCCCAGGCGCTTGCGCTGCGCGGATGACTGGGGGCGGCCATCGCCCAGCAGCCGCTCCCGCAGCAGCCGCGTCCCGTCCTCCCGCAGCCCCCGCGAGGCCACCTCCCACGCCGTGGCGGGGAGGTCCGGCATCGTCACGTCCTTCAGCAGCTCGCGCGTGCGCCGGTAGTGCTCCTCGAAGGACGTCTCCCGCCACGCCGGCAGCGCCGCCACCCGCTCCAACGCGGCGAGGTCCGCCGCGCGCAGGGGCTGCTCGGGGGGGATGTTTCCCAGTACCCGTTGCAGCTGGATTCGCATCGACGTCGGGTGCGCGGCCGCCAGCGCCACCAGCTTCTCGTGGAAGGTCCGCCGCGCCGTGGCCCGGACGGACTCCGGGAGCACCTCGCCCCTCAGCGTGTCCATCGCCGCCAGGACGTCATGGGGGTCCTCGAGCCGGGGGAACTGCTGGAGCAGGAACAGGGCCTGGGTCTCGTTGGGCTCGGACATGCTGAGGACCACCAGCCGGCGCACCTCGTCCGAGGCCACGTCCCGCCAGGCATTCCAGCGCCAGAGGTCCCCCTTCGGGTCGATCTCCGGGAGCGTGGCGCCCGGCAGCAGGCCGCTCTCCCGGAAGTCGGGGCGCCCCAGCTTCGTCCACGCGTCGCGGAAGCTCGTCAGCGGCGAGGTGCCCGGCTCCCGTCGCCGCTGGCGCAGCGCCTCGAGGAGGTCGATTTCGGGGCTCCGCACCAGGACCTTTTCGTCCAGCTCCTCCAGGGCGGCGCTCGCGCTCGCGTCACGGCCTTCCGCCAACGCGAGACAGACCTTGAGGAGGAGCGCGGGGGGACAGCCGGGATACCAGCGGAAGACCTCGTCCAGGGCCGCGCGCGCTTCCTTCCCATGGCCCTGGTGGGTGGCCCGCGCGGCGGTCTCCAGGAAGCGCATCGCCGCCCCGTTGCCGCTGTAGCTGGCGAGGCGGGCCTCCTTGCTCCAGTGACGGAAGCGCTTCTGTACCGGGGGCGCCTGCTTCGCGACGTCGACGGAGGACCGCTGGTCACCGCGCGGCGCCTGCTCCGACACCTTTACCGGCACCTGTCGTCCGACGCGGAAGTAGAGGGCTCCCCCCGCGGCGAGCGCCACCACCAGCCCCACGCCGCTCCAGACCGACGCCTTGCGCCCCGCCCTCTCCGCGTTCTCGGAGGAGAGGGAGGGAGGCCGAGCGGGGTTCGGGTCCTTCATGGGATGGATGCTCCGACGCGAGGGGGGAGCCTCATTCCAATAGGCCGCCCCACGCCTCGGCAAGGCGGGTCGCGTGAGGACCGGACTGTGTCCTTCCCCACCCACGCTCCAAGTATGGAGCGGACGTCACGCGCGGACGCGCGTCAGGCGTCGTTCCCGAAGAGCACCTCGGTGCCGCCGCTCGCCTGCACCTGCGTCCGGGGCGGGCGCGAGCCACACTGGATGGTGGAGCCACCCGAGCCCTGGACGGACAGGCTGCTGGAGGGGTTCGCCTCCACGCGCGAGCCGCCGCTGGCCTCGACCTCCAGCTCTTTCAGTCCCTTCAGGTCCATCGCCTTCACCACGGCGCCACCGCTGGCCTCGACCTCGAGTTCCCTCGCGCGCCCATCCAGCGTGACGGTGCCGCCGCCGCTGGCCTCGACCTCCACCTTCGAGGCGTCCACGCCCCGGACCAACAGGGTGGCGCCACCGCTGGCCTGGGCGCCGAACTCGTTCTCGGACGTCACCTCCGCCTCCACGCGGCTGCCACCGCTGGCTCCGATTTCCTCGAAGTGCGGGTTGGAGACGTAGACGCGGACCTTGCTGCCATTGAAGGAGTTGCCGTTGAACGGGCCGCCCTTGCGGTCCACCTCCGTGCGCAGCGTCCCGTCCTTGACGACGAAGCGCAGGCGGGACAGCAGCTCCTGGGGGCCCTCCACGCGGACGGACTTGGGGCCCACCTTCACCTTGGCCTGGATGCCCTGGCCCACGGAGACGCTGTCGAAGTCGGAGACCTCGCGGACCTCGCCCTTCTGGGCGGCGTCGTTCGTCGCCTCCGCGTGGGCGGCGCCGCCAGTGAGCAGCAGGAACGGGACGAGCAAGGACATGCGGGCGGTCTTCATGGCGGGCTCCCAGTGGGGAGGGCCCGGGTGGGCCCTGTCATGCTCCGCCTACGTCCGGACACCGGGGGCGATTGCCTCCCCCCGTGCCGCCGCTACTGGGAGAGCATCTCCAGGGGCATGCGCACGGTGGTGGTCTCACCGGACTTGATGTCCACCGGCAGCGCGAGCGCCTTGCCGCCTTCCGCCATGAGCTTCAGGTT contains:
- a CDS encoding DUF429 domain-containing protein, which codes for MRFIGWDLTDPHARMPRAVDEARLDLGGRVTFDQRRWPGPTVDGGLTPEALVAAFPVGARDVVVVDGPHALARPGARVRESERLLRAPGRTPDELPAPGLPFSGFIRGSVLLFAALRARGGVPLLDVDATTVGEARLFEAFPGAVWRRLGAPRLARKASREGREWRREALEAQGLTFPTGALPTHDQLDAAACAWLGWLTRTAPRRVTVVGTPLTVDARGGLREGRILHLDAS
- a CDS encoding head GIN domain-containing protein, whose amino-acid sequence is MKTARMSLLVPFLLLTGGAAHAEATNDAAQKGEVREVSDFDSVSVGQGIQAKVKVGPKSVRVEGPQELLSRLRFVVKDGTLRTEVDRKGGPFNGNSFNGSKVRVYVSNPHFEEIGASGGSRVEAEVTSENEFGAQASGGATLLVRGVDASKVEVEASGGGTVTLDGRARELEVEASGGAVVKAMDLKGLKELEVEASGGSRVEANPSSSLSVQGSGGSTIQCGSRPPRTQVQASGGTEVLFGNDA